Within the Miscanthus floridulus cultivar M001 chromosome 2, ASM1932011v1, whole genome shotgun sequence genome, the region gagcctccctcgggggctagaagggggggaacccccctaagtctcGGACACCATTTCTTAGTTGATTTTCAgttaaattcctacgccaaactctctataGCGCACTCTAACAGACCATTTGTaaagaacctaaggaccaaaagtatgtctcaaggctaaaaggccggccgagctatGAGAACGACCTACGCCTccaggctacggcaactccctcaccaccttttacccGAGGGACAACTTAGGCTCCAAGGGAGTTTTTACAGATGATACGTTCGGAGGCGAGATAGAggacagaggctcggaaatacaataaaacgattagaaaaaacatatatatacaagcacctcacaaaggcctcgacggccacaaacgtcaCGATACAGTAATAAATCTAACTTATTACATGGCCCCCTCGGCCCAGGTCAAGGCGCAGGGTCTCCCGCGTCGGCAGACGGCgaaggagggaccacctcctcttcgaacagcttcaccaacgccgtgccggggccctcgACTGCCGCTTCCAGCCTCgtcagctcctcctcggcctcgacggcaTCCTCAGACAGGACATAGCCGTCACTGACGCCTTCGACATCGACGCCagtgtagtgcgaggagacgacggccagggcgcgtttGATGCCTGTGTGTAGCGCCTCTCACAGTCGCTGACGCGTTTGGCCAATCAACGCAGTcaggcggctcctaagggagctacccgattgaaccccctccatctctagggcctcgcagacgGCGCGAGCGGTGCTCTGCAGCACGTCGTGCTCCTCGATCTTGCGATCGAGCACTGTCTGTAGCGTGATGGAGGCCTCGGTCAACCGTGAGACCTCATCGTCCAACCCTGCGCCAAAACAAGTAGAATGGGATTAAGCGtcaaagaaaacaagccaaacaggggcgcgaggcctacgggactcacccttggccttctccttccagcgctggacctcgacacgagaggcctcggctgccctggaagcctccttctctagTTCTGCGTCACGACAAGAAGTCAGGTGTCGAACGCATGAAAAAACGAACGAAACAAAGGGAACAGGACTTaccctcggccgccttggtagcctctgccaaggcacctttcgtcagctcgtGCGCccgctgctccgcacccagctgcccagcGGTGGCTATGGCGGTGGCCCTCACTTCTTTCGCCCGGGAGTTGCAGGCGTCTCGCTCGTCGGCCACACGGGTCagttcctcctccagctccttgacccgtgccgccaaaggggcgacctgcccCTGAGCCATGGCCGCCTCAGCCTCCCGGTTGTCACAGCGAAGACGGAGATCCTCTGCCTCCGCGCTccgtgccgacagaagctcgttggcgtgGGTGAGCAGCTCCCTCTACCGACAGAGCTCGTCCCAGACGCCCTTCTCCCGCCGAAGGAACAGCGACTTCCCAAAGGaccaggcctcgagctcctggataggcagaacacaAGTTGAGCACTACGAATAAACCCAGAGAAAGACAGTCACACGAGAAAAGGGGGATACGTACCTGCGAGACCCCGGGCAGGTCATTggccacgacggacagcgctgtccgcagcgaccaTTCCGCTAGGctgcggtactgctcgagggtgtcccagcgacccccctcggccatgtcctcaAGTGCAAAGATGGGCTCCCCCTCgaggtcgtcccggctccgccaccagacgcgcgggtgatcccacccgtacgGCTCAGGCCGCACTCGCACGAGGGCCGCACTTCCCTCGCCCGAAGCCGaagccggctgttccacgacGCTGGCCGCCCCGGCATCGACCACCCCCTTCCCCCGGGAAGCATTATCGACAGGGATCGGgcggacctccgcctcccgggtgcTCCCCTGTACCGGAAGCACGCTCTGAATTGGCGGCAGGATTGAGGCTTGCCTCGCCTCCATCTCCACCTCCAGGGCCGCCACCCTCGCCGCGCTCACTCTGGCCTCCACCACTTCGGCCCCGAAGTTCTCAGGGGCcgcgatctccaccacctcggcccCTGAGGTCCGGAGGGCCTCGGCAACCgtgggggcctcgacctcgacctcgccctcggtggcctcgacaaCCAAGGGGGCCTTGACCTtgacctcgccctcggtggcctccacggtcgagggggtctcagcCGCACCCACAGTGGCCTCGACAGCTGCAGGTGCTACGGCCTCATGGAgtgtaggctcctcctcctcctctcgcccTACGGCCGCCTGGGTAGCCCCTACCTGGGCGACCAACTCTTGTACCTCCACCGCCCCTGGGGCGATGGAACCCGTGCCCACCTTGAGCGCCTTGCGCGGCGCAAAGGCAGGCACTTTCGCCTGACGCTTCCGGCTGAGGGCAAATCATGGTCAGACCCGTGACCAAAACAAAAGCAGGAGATGTTAAAAAACTTCACTAGCAAAATGCTCACCTCGAGCGGATGCTCAACCGCTTCTTCACCGCgtccctcctctgcaacggcggcggtggcgcggcccccGTATCTGCCGAGGCCGGCTGACCTTCACCGGACTTCGGCGCCCGCTCAACCCTCGGTGGAGCCAGCCCCAcagccgcctgctccacctctgccatCGAGCCCAGCAGGCTGACGGCGCGCTTTCCCAACGCCCTCGTCTCGGGCGTATCGGCCTCGGCCGCGGGGCGGGCGCTCATCTGCCCCGAGtcgccgtctcctcctcctccttgggacGCCGGACCGCCCACCGACGCCCCaagaaccatctccctgacatcagggAGGTGGTCGAGGGGACCCTGCCCCACCTCACCAACATCGTCGCCGCTCGAACCCTCCACCGACGTTGACGGAGATGCCTCCACTGGGAGACCCTCGAGCTTCTGCTTCCGGCGATGCTTTTCTAGAGCGTCGCGCTCAACGATCTTCTTCTTACGCTTTGCCGTCTtagcatccttcttcttcttctaggccTCCGCGTACGCCTGGTTCACTGCCCGCCGCTGTGTGTCTTCGGGgacgggcggtggggaggctcgtatgtccctcatcccctgcaaaaAACGACGAATACGAATAAGGGCTCAGGCCAAGGAGAGGAACAAGGAGGCCTCGGAGGCTGCAGCCGCACACGACTCACCAGGGAAAGGTACCCCGGcgtcgggcgcatcgggaacggggaCAGGCCGCCGATCTTCTGCCGCCCCTCGACCGCCTCGTTCACTCGGCGTAGaacctcctcgtcggagaggggcgcggcggacatccggatgccgtcAATCGGCTCGtccggcgtcatctcgaacaaaCGTCACCGCCgcaccatcagcggcagcaccctccggcgatggAAGGCCGTCATCGCCACTGCCGCCGTGAGGCCGCGATCGCGCAGCCTTTCTAGCGCCTTCAGCAGTGGTCGCAGCCTGTGTTGCTCCTCGCTCGGGACGCCATACCGCCAGTGCTCTGGCTGAACCTCCACTACCCTCCCAGTATAAGGAGGAAgcccgccgtcgtcgttgcggaggtagaaccagctggagTACCAGCGACGATTGGACGACGTGAGttgggctaggatgtagaggtTTAGCCGGTCCtgatgcacttggagagtgcagccgccggtcctcgtcgccttcctcgtgcccgtcATGTCCGTCGGCCTGGTGGTATGCGTCGCCCGAAATAGgtgaagccacagctcccaatggggagggattcccaggtacccctcgcagacggcgatgaAGGTGGCTGCCTAcgcaatggagttggggttgaagttgtggagctccacgccgtagtaatgcgggagcgcccgcatgaaccgatccgccggaAGGCCGaaaccgcgctcatggaaggacacgaagctcacgacgtagccgtcgcgaggcctcggctctggttcGCCTCCCAGAGCCATCCACTCCAGCCTGCTGGGATCGGTGATTGGGTGGAGGAGACCGTCGTCGATAAGCGACTGCAGCACTCCCTCGGTCACATCAGACCGATCCCATGGGTCCACCGGGAGGACCATGACGTTGGCCATGCACGCGGTGGAGGTCACGACTACGGCGGTAAGGCTCGCTTTTTGCCTCTCACTCccccctctctcccttcttcccggTGCTCTTTGTTTTTCTTTAGCAATAGCTAGAAGGCAGCAAAGGCAGACACAGGCAAGGTAAGGGGAGAAGGGGCAAGGCTCGtttcgtatttatgcagggaaggGAGCAAATcgtgggcgacgaaatcggggaagtttccctcaaaaATCTgatgcggttatccagatccggtcttaccgcccacgcgcccactccctcctcattaatcacGCGTACGGTTACGTCCCATCGGCTGACACTGCatcgcgtccaaccgcagcagcagcaggcgccgtttcgcctccccgaaaaagccgcctcaaaagacgcgcctgccgttgttagccgtagggagagaaataacccccacccgattccttttaggcaaaggaactgggcaccgagcccactacggtccagggtttcgacagccgccccaggacaacagagtcaggggcgactacaggcgagcctgtacgaggccgaggcccaagcaagcgaaacgcttgggacaccctgtgtcatgtccgagaccggcagggaggtctccgaatgggatcccaccgtagggaggcaccgagccaccgaggcccagcgaacggcctcggcacccactagagaaaccctccggtactcttggagcgcgtcttcggaccgctagctgacccctagcgaacggggtacgggcctccactcggacttacccgataacagctcaccagaaatgccatcgctcgcgcccaccgagggtagcatggcacattccacccctccttccgagcgaaaaggaagcgcgagggtcgaacaaaaagtcaggagaacccctgatggccctcttgctccacgcagaggctaagggactcttcctgcaaaacattgccgaggcccagcgacttaggctcgcacacgagggggcttggcaaaacaaaccctccttccaagcaaaaaggaagcgcgagggtcgttcaaaaagctagaagaactcctgacggccctcttgctctgtgcagaggctagggagctccttctgcaaagacGCCAAGACCccgtgacctaggctcgcacccgaggggggctcggcagacagaccctcacgcgcgaggggcgaaccaaaagccagggggacctctgaccgctctctcactccgtgcgagagactcaggggctcctcctgcaactttgccgagacccagcggctcaggctcgcacacgagtgggctcgacaaacaaccccctgtctgagcgaaaaggacgtgcgggggacggacaaaaaagtcaggaggacccctgaccgccctctcgctccgtgcggaggctcgggggctcttcctgcacccaggataaagacaagcgacccaagcccattacggtccaggggttcgaaggctgggcccccaggggttttgacagctgccctagggcaacagagttagggacgactacgggcgagcctatacgaggctgaggtccaagcaagcgaaatgcttgggatgtcctgagtcgtgtccgagaccggcagagaggtctccgaatgggatcccaccgtagggaggcaccgagccaccgaggcccagcgaacggcctcggcacccactagagaaacccttcggtgctcttggagcgcgtcttcggaccgctagccgacccccagcgaacggggtacgggcctccactcggacttacccgataacagctcaccggaaatgccatcgctcgcacccaccgagggtagcatggcatcttccacccctccttccgagcgaaaaggaagcgcgagggtcatacaaaaagccgggggaacccctgacggccctctcgctctaggcagaggctaaggggctcgtCCCGCAGCATCGTCAAGGCCCAGCGATCTAAACTCGCACCCATAGGCtcggcaaacacaatgaaaacccctcactcgaaagagaaaaaaagcccctgaagaagtgaaatcactcctccagggcctcgggggctacacccggcgggtgcgctcgtgcgcacccaccgaaaccttgagtacgaaacaccatcccgacaggaactatcaagagccaattctcgtcagaaacctcagggggagtgcctccactccccccaaggcttgggggctactgtcggataccgtgagaaagggtaccctaagcaagaaccaaaaaacgactgcttagacttcgtaaagaccgaaaccagctaacaaccgctggcctcggccgattctctgactctcccgaggccccctcatcgctggcctcgggcgatcccccaccgaaggccttagccgaccccctctcgtcgcaggcctcggccgggtcaccgaccctccgcctcacgcgaggcgggctcggcaacactccgctgcctcttccttcacctgtccctctgacaaaatgtcgcgtcgcattaactcagccaactgctgccactaacatcggccgcatgctcggcacagtacagcggaatggccgacgggacaggagacaGGACTGggtaggggttacccgccactgtgcccaccgctatgcacatggtcgatgcccatgcctcactgtgctgccaactcctgctccgagaacaacgcggcgtggggagccacgtccgggatactgtggcctcagaatcagtacccaggaccaataattccctccaaagcctcggcagtttacttcaggggctcggcggcctgaggatccatgtctgccgagccccccacgatggctcggcctcggcatctgcagagcctcagctccctacgacgtcattgcacgatgaccagcacgtcacccgccatgtcctgcctcaagctgtactggagccccacgacgcacaagatcaagcatgaccggcgcgtcacttctgcacgacaaggacggggccactccatcgaccataccacaacagtggccggctacagggctcagacacgccATCCCCATTTATAGAAAcactatgtagcaacatatgtacgttcctggttctcccttagagtataaaagggagggaccggggccatttctagggacggGAGAACAACGAAcagaaagaggaactcaccaatagaactacacacttctacgctgcttgagaacaacgcctcaagcagcccgcaccacccctgccgagacctggggctagctccctctctcacctagcttgtaaccccctactacgagcactccggtgcaaggaatacaagatcgatctctcagactggacgtagggcgtcgattgcctgaaccagtataaaccttgtgtctctttgcatcaccatccaggattaggggcacgcagttcacatttactggttggttgaggaccccccggtccgaaacgccGACACTGCTACTCTGAAACGAACTTCAAATTGCAATCCTGAAGATTGCATTACAGTATAATCGAATAGCTATTGGCTGCTACTAGCCTACTACTTGTATTCATTCACTGCAAAATAGATGAAAACAGAGAGAATACAAGAACATTCTACAAAAGTTGTCGATGAAGTTGACAAATGGAAAATAGAGCCTTCTTCAGTTAAAACAGCTACTTAAAACAAAATTATCTCGGTAGCAGATTAAAACAGTAAAGGATAGTCCAATATGAAGCAAAATGACAGCTACAATTAAACTACAAAAAAGCTAAGTAACAACGGCACAATTAAAAGACAGCTACAAATATTCTCAAATGTACATGTTAGTTGTGCCGAGCATATATGGAACTTGCACCACCCAAACTTCCTAAACTTTAAATCGAGTAACTGACTCAACTTCAAActcatcaaaaatatcacataccTTAAATTGAGTGACTGAATGATGTATGGACACAGCTGCAGTTCTGCTACTCCTATTCCTGCTGGCAGCAGCATACAAGCTCTAAGCCGCGTGCATTGGACTGCCAAACATgtgtaatatgcaagcatgaCAATATTACTATGGAAAAGAAAGTTTCAACAAAATTCTATAAGTTATGATTGTGTTGGCACCGTGGTGTCTCT harbors:
- the LOC136537286 gene encoding uncharacterized protein is translated as MAQGQVAPLAARVKELEEELTRVADERDACNSRAKEVRATAIATAGQLGAEQRAHELTKGALAEATKAAEELEKEASRAAEASRVEVQRWKEKAKGLDDEVSRLTEASITLQTVLDRKIEEHDVLQSTARAVCEALEMEGVQSGIKRALAVVSSHYTGVDVEGVSDGYVLSEDAVEAEEELTRLEAAVEGPGTALVKLFEEEVVPPSPSADAGDPAP